The genomic interval CCGAAAGATATGGGTTGGATCGGGATTGTTGCCAAGGGTGCCCAGTTCCTGGAGTAATTTTTCCCGCACATGGGGTAAGTGGTGTGTCCAGTAAATTGCCCAGGACATTGCCGTGGCTGTGGTTTCATGCCCTGCAAACAGGAGGGTCATCAACTCATCCCGCAATTCCTGATCGGTCATGGGTTGACCGTCTTCATCGGTGGCAGACATCAACAAGGACAGAATATCAATGCGATCGCTCCTCAGATTTGCCCGCCGTTCGGCAATTTCAGCATAAAGGAGTTGATCAATTTGTGCCCGATCGCGGACAAACTTGCCCCAGGGACTCCAGGCACCCCAGTCCTGTTGCAGAAATTCAAAGAAAAGCGGGCTGGAGGCTAGAGGGGAGCGAAACATTTCTGCCATTGACACAACTAACCGTCTGAGTTGCTGGAGGCGTTCCCCTTCCCTTAATCCAAAGACGGCTTCCAGAATGACCTGAAGTGAAATCTCCTGCATTGCCTGTCGGGCAGAGAAGGTCTGCCCAATCGGGATTTGGCTGAAGACTTCGATTTGTCAAATCCAGAATCAGTTGTCCGTAATCCCGCATCCGTTCGCCATGAAAGGGAGGCATCAGCAGTTGCCGTCGCCGCCTGTGCCGATCGCCATTGAGCAGAATTACAGAAGAATCGCCCAGGAGGGGAGACAGGATTGTATTTAATTCGCCAGGGGCAGCAAATTGTTTGCGATCGTTGGTCAAAATTTGCTGGATTGCCTCCGGCTGATTCACAAAAATAAACGGTTCGCCAGACCCCACCACTTTTGTCTGAAAAATATCAGGGCTGTGGTGAGCGGCGTTTTCCATGTAACTAATGGGATCAGCAACCCACCAAACCTGTTGCACAAGACTGGGAGCTTTAACCGGGTTTGGTGTTTTCATAACGGGTTTACCCTAAATCAATAACAAAGGCAAAAGGCAAGGGGGCAGAAGGAAATTAGCAGCTCCACATTTCAAAGAAGCTATCAACCATCAGCGATCAGCTTTTCAAATAATTGCTCAGCGATCGTTGACGGCTTCAGTGTATGACATTATTCTCTAACAGCCACTTACTGAACGTTATTGTAAAAGCAGTCCTGGATTTGCAGGTTCTGATCTTATCGTAGCGACTCAACACAGGTCTGTGAGCGTGGCGCTTGCTTGACCCATTTGCGATTCATGACCAATTGCTTCTAGCTGTCCTAAAGATTGATAAACAAGCTCCCATCCCCTAGCCTCTAAGCTCCCAATGCCTTAACTTCAGAATGTTTCCAACTCAAATAGGATTGCTCTAGTTATTAAAAAATCGATCTGTTGCGGTAAAGTGGCTCTACTGTTATTTGGTTACGTTCCAATTCAACATGTCTCGTTCCAGTTCTTTGCGCTATTACATTTTGGCTCGGCTGTTGCTGGCTCCACTCATGTTATGGGTGATTACAACGGCGGTGTTTTTGCTGCTGCGGGCAACTCCGGGCGACCCAGTGGATGCGCTACTGGGGCCGCGTGCACCGCAGGCAGCGAAGGATGAACTGCGCGACAAATTGGGATTAGGGAAGCCGCTGATTCTCCAGTATTTTGATTATTTATGGAAACTGTTGCATCTGGATTTGGGACAATCGCTAACCAGTCAGGGACAATCGGTGTTGGAGATTATTCAAAAGTTTTTTCCGGCAACGATGGAACTGGCAGTGTTCAGTATGGCGATCGCCTTCATCATTGGAGTTAGCGTTGGAGTCCTGGCTGCCTCCCACCCTAATACTCCCCTGGACGCTGGGGGCAGACTGTTTGGCATCCTCACCTACTCTTTGCCCCTGTTCTGGTTTGGGATGGTGCTACAACTGATTTTTTCGGTGCAGTTAGGCTGGTTTCCCCTGGGAACGCGGTTTCCGGTTACCATTCCCGCCCCCGATGGCCCAACCGGGCTGTATAGCCTGGATAGCCTGTTGCACGGCAATCTGACCCAGTTTTTAACAACCCTGTATTACCTTGCTTTACCCTGTCTAACCCTGGGAGTTTTGATCAGCGGCATTTTTGAACGGATTGTGCGAGTCAATTTGAAGCAAACCCTGCAAGCAGATTATGTGGAAGCTGCCAGAGCCAGAGGCATTCCAGAATCAAAAATCCTCCTGAACCATGCCCTCAAAAATGCCCTAATTCCGGTGATTACGATCCTGGGATTGACGTTTGCAGCGCTGTTAGGTGGGGCAATTCTGACAGAAGTTACCTTTTCCTGGCCCGGTTTAGCCAACCGACTCTACCGGGCAATTTCCCAACGGGATTACCCAACGGTGCAAGGGATTGTCGTCTTTTTTGCAGCGATCGTTGCCCTCATCAGTATCCTGATCGATATTCTGAATGCCTACGTTGATCCGAGAATTCGTTATTAGTGGTCTGTCAGGAATTTTTTGAGGGGTTGAAAACCCTCAAAAAATAACCCTAAACTTCTCCCCAATCCCTCAACTTTAAGTTGACAGACTATTAGGGCATTTGCTGCGATCGTTCAATCCAACCCGCCAGAACGGGCGATCGCGATCGCCCGCTTGTCCACCATGGTCATCATGGCGGGCATATCCCGTGACACTTTTTGTTGCCAACCCAGTTCAGCTACCACCTGATCAAAAGTCCTACCGTTGCCCATGCGGTAGCCAATTTCCTCCACCTCAGCCCAGGTCAGGTTGCTTTCCACAAACGCCTTTGCCATAACGTTTAGCAGATTTTCCCAGCGATTGCCCTCTGTCTTGGTCATCATGGTATGGGGAATTGCCAGGGTGCGGTCAAAGCGTTGATACCAGGTCAGGGGTTGGCGGTGCAAAGCATTCTCAAACAAGGCTTTGTGATCCATATTCCCCACGGCGATGTCGCTCTCGCTCGAAACAATAAACAGGGGAGGTGTGGGTTGCCTCTGGGCTCGCTTCAAAATATCCTGACCCATATTCAAAAAAGTGCGTAGCCCAGCCACCGAAAACCCAGAATAACCGCCGACAGCCAGGGGAGTTTGGGTTGAAGGGGTTTTGCCTGCTTGCCACTCAAAGTATGTATCGAACGATCGCACAAACAAATCTACGACCTTACTACTGCTACTCAGATATGCGGCAAACAACAGGGCACGGTAGATGGCTTGAGGACGTTCCAGGGCTAACCAGGCGGTTAGCGTTCCCCCTGCCGAAAGTCCACCAATAATGACTTCTTCGCCCAGGGTTTGAGCCAATTCCAACCACTGCAAACCAAACTGTTGATAAATCTTGGGATCGGTGGGCAGGGGTGGGGGATTGTTGCGATTCCAGTTGCCTGCCTGCCCATGCCCAGGCAAGAGGGGAATCAAGACATTGTAGCCAGCCCGAAAAAAGGCTTCTGCCATCGGCACAAACTGGTAAGGTCCGGCTGTAAAACCATGAAAGAAAAGGCAAACCCGCTTCGTCGGTTTAGGTTGGAAGAAGAACCGGGATCGACAGGACTGATTGAGTAGGGGAAGCGCATCTTCGCGCATTTTTGCCTGTTGAGCGATCGCCATCGCCGTATCGGAGTAATTAAACATGGCACGCCTTTAGATAACGAGAGTAGATGCAAAATCATCGCTATGCTCTAAAGTGCCCAGCAATCACCCGATCATCGACGCCCTGCCCCCTCCACTCCTATCTAAAAAGAAAAAGAAAGAAAAGAGGAATCCTCTCCTTTTTCTCTGTCTCTCTGGTCGTGGTTCAGATTTGTGGGTGATAGCCGTAGAGACGTTCCGCCGGAACGTCTCTACAGCATAGGAATTCTTCTTCTCACCCCCTTACCTCTTCACGCATTGCCTTGTACCGATCTAAAACCTGGTGGCAATAGTCAGCGATACTGGGGTACTCATCCCCATTCCAGAATTGCGGCTTGGTATCTGTGAACAGGTTCGGATCACCTGAATACCACCAGGATGCAATGCGCAGGATGGCTTCATCTTCGTTTCCCTGCGCCTGAAGAATTGCCTCTTGCCAGTATTGGTTTAGCTTGTGGTCAATAATGACAACTTGCAAATCATGATTCTCCAAGAATTCGGCTGGGGAAACTTCCCTCCCCAGGGCTTCCTGGCTCCATTGGGGTAAATCTTCTGGCATAACCTGCGCCAGCCCCATTGCCCCACTACCGGATGGGTTGAGCAGACGATGGTTACCATCACTTTCCTGCTGGACGATCGCCGCTCGCAAGCGTGTCAGGGTTTCGTTGGGGATGCTTTGGTGTAGGGGTTGTGCTTGATTGCTTGCCTGATTCAAAAAAGGGGGTGTAAATTTCCAGCTATAGGCACCAAACCCAGGATTGCTCAGGAATAGCAGCAAAGAAAGGATGAATACTCCCCCTGGATAGAACCGAAAAACCAACGATCGCCGCCCCTTTCCTCTAGGTTTGGAACGATGGGATTGGGGCCGTAGCCGATTAAACCGATCGCTGCGTTGGTGGGAGTAATCACCCTGAAGCTTTGGACGCCTGGTTAAGCGATGCAGTCGGCGTTTACTGACGAGACTGCGATCACATACAGTTTCAACAACAGTGAGGCAGTGTCCCAAAACTCGACGGAATCTCTGATTAAAGGGAATACCGTTCTGCTTTGAAAAGCGCCTTTTTTGTTTTTGATTCCTCATTCAGTTGGTTATAAAAGTTTGTTCTGGCGAGAGTAAATCATTCAGGTAGACCGGGATGAACTAAGTCATGGATAGGTGGGAAGGGGAATGTCCAACATTCCAGGCGGTAACGCTGCCTGTAGTGTGTCTTTTTTATTCAGTAACAGATCTAGCGTAGATAGATCCCCGCAACATTTTGCCACCGTTTTCCAGAAATGGCTCACTTTAAATTTGGGTTCTTTTGTAATTCCGAAGTTGGGCAGGAAAGTTCCTGATTGGGAATCCGTGCAGATTATGGAAGACTATTGAGAGGCAGGAGTTCTAAGTTTTGAGTTTTAAGTTTTGAATTTCTCCCCTTCCCCCATTCCTATTCCCTCCTTTCCATGAATTACTGGTTGATGAAGTCTGAACCCGATGTCTATGGCATTGCTGACCTGGAGCGCGATCGCACCACAATCTGGGATGGGGTGCGAAATTACCAGGCACGTAATTTTCTGCGATCGATGCAAATGGGTGATCTGGCATTCTTCTACCATTCCAGTGCTACACCACCCGGCATTGCAGGACTGATGAAAATTTCTAAGCCAGATATTGTTGACCCCAGCCAGTTTGATTCCAAAAGTAAGTATTACGACCCCAAATCCCCAGCAGATAACCCCCGCTGGCGAACGGTCGAAGTGGAGTTTGTCGAAGCGTTTGCCGAACTCATTCCCCTGGATGTCCTACGCCAGAAGTTTAACCCCGATGAGTTAATCGTGATTCGTCAAGGAAATCGCCTCTCCGTTACTCCTGTAGAACCAACCGTAGCCAAGAGAATTCTTAAACAGGCGAAAGCAGAGGTCAGAGGGTAGAGAAAGGATGAGGGATGGGGGGGATGGGGGATGAAAAGGAACCCTTTTGTTCGCTCATCTAAGTTACGTGAGGACGTGAGATTGAATCAAATCCGAAAGTATTGGTTGCTTGGATTTGGGTGTTTAGGAGCAGTGTTACTGGCACTCTATCTTTTCATTCTCAGTAACGACTGTCCTCCAAGCATCTGTGTAAATCCAGTTCAGTACAAACAAAGAAGAGGCAATGCTTATGTCACAGACATGAATCGGATTCTAGCTAATCT from Kovacikia minuta CCNUW1 carries:
- a CDS encoding cytochrome P450; this translates as MLEAVFGLREGERLQQLRRLVVSMAEMFRSPLASSPLFFEFLQQDWGAWSPWGKFVRDRAQIDQLLYAEIAERRANLRSDRIDILSLLMSATDEDGQPMTDQELRDELMTLLFAGHETTATAMSWAIYWTHHLPHVREKLLQELGTLGNNPDPTHIFRLPYLTAVCNETLRIYPVGMLTFPRLVKERVELLGQTLEPGAILVGCMYLVHQREDLYPQPKQFRPERFLERQFSPYEFIPFGGGSRRCIGEALALFELKLVLATLLSRYHFALTDNHPEVPRRRGVTLSPKNGVKIRITGQRIRQETPIAVGVGK
- a CDS encoding lytic transglycosylase domain-containing protein — translated: MRNQKQKRRFSKQNGIPFNQRFRRVLGHCLTVVETVCDRSLVSKRRLHRLTRRPKLQGDYSHQRSDRFNRLRPQSHRSKPRGKGRRSLVFRFYPGGVFILSLLLFLSNPGFGAYSWKFTPPFLNQASNQAQPLHQSIPNETLTRLRAAIVQQESDGNHRLLNPSGSGAMGLAQVMPEDLPQWSQEALGREVSPAEFLENHDLQVVIIDHKLNQYWQEAILQAQGNEDEAILRIASWWYSGDPNLFTDTKPQFWNGDEYPSIADYCHQVLDRYKAMREEVRG
- a CDS encoding cytochrome P450 family protein — its product is MKTPNPVKAPSLVQQVWWVADPISYMENAAHHSPDIFQTKVVGSGEPFIFVNQPEAIQQILTNDRKQFAAPGELNTILSPLLGDSSVILLNGDRHRRRRQLLMPPFHGERMRDYGQLILDLTNRSLQPNPDWADLLCPTGNAGDFTSGHSGSRLWIKGRGTPPATQTVSCVNGRNVSLPSSLQPAFL
- a CDS encoding ABC transporter permease, translated to MSRSSSLRYYILARLLLAPLMLWVITTAVFLLLRATPGDPVDALLGPRAPQAAKDELRDKLGLGKPLILQYFDYLWKLLHLDLGQSLTSQGQSVLEIIQKFFPATMELAVFSMAIAFIIGVSVGVLAASHPNTPLDAGGRLFGILTYSLPLFWFGMVLQLIFSVQLGWFPLGTRFPVTIPAPDGPTGLYSLDSLLHGNLTQFLTTLYYLALPCLTLGVLISGIFERIVRVNLKQTLQADYVEAARARGIPESKILLNHALKNALIPVITILGLTFAALLGGAILTEVTFSWPGLANRLYRAISQRDYPTVQGIVVFFAAIVALISILIDILNAYVDPRIRY
- a CDS encoding EVE domain-containing protein, which codes for MNYWLMKSEPDVYGIADLERDRTTIWDGVRNYQARNFLRSMQMGDLAFFYHSSATPPGIAGLMKISKPDIVDPSQFDSKSKYYDPKSPADNPRWRTVEVEFVEAFAELIPLDVLRQKFNPDELIVIRQGNRLSVTPVEPTVAKRILKQAKAEVRG
- a CDS encoding alpha/beta hydrolase, translated to MFNYSDTAMAIAQQAKMREDALPLLNQSCRSRFFFQPKPTKRVCLFFHGFTAGPYQFVPMAEAFFRAGYNVLIPLLPGHGQAGNWNRNNPPPLPTDPKIYQQFGLQWLELAQTLGEEVIIGGLSAGGTLTAWLALERPQAIYRALLFAAYLSSSSKVVDLFVRSFDTYFEWQAGKTPSTQTPLAVGGYSGFSVAGLRTFLNMGQDILKRAQRQPTPPLFIVSSESDIAVGNMDHKALFENALHRQPLTWYQRFDRTLAIPHTMMTKTEGNRWENLLNVMAKAFVESNLTWAEVEEIGYRMGNGRTFDQVVAELGWQQKVSRDMPAMMTMVDKRAIAIARSGGLD